A window of the Trichoderma asperellum chromosome 4, complete sequence genome harbors these coding sequences:
- a CDS encoding uncharacterized protein (EggNog:ENOG41~TransMembrane:1 (o640-658i)) yields MSTSPSPASAVSFKRTRKRLDGNCRSDRHDPQYQKQRLQRATWACERCRIKKLRCTGGHPCSSCRRAEIECDFGDRGDPQQSSSITNQRLSKLEKTVTDLVTGLSHLTSPQQTGAPFQSSARPSSPCPAPGQVFPVTSADLANASHQTPGPEATPKVHDTQSRSLSVARTSSAPASSFVGAFAVTPPSQSQGGMATSGYTRTSPLKLGVSEGLDSRWEALQHSPAPFPPLMSHPTVWSGEPAKTSPQGDPTAQLALGMTHYRANVGLQSEPVSEGIVSELGAKALFALFFQKCHPTFPLLGPFKDCDSHFDHIRSSSPFLLTAILTIGARYYTLYREVQSAISNLPVVTVSALEALADLAGAHLGFVLCRKQHELSDVQATLLLSVWIPRGNGQSPDQWLITGLSTRLAYRIGVPDSFGRPVISRFLASIHFDSGDVNEVNCILPQWHTWYDISLSLGFGRPHVAPFTHGNPQQYLAIARKLGSLAQVDLTAATYVTSLAELSAIVTDLVSGLRTARLQSTPGQNTTQPVNIAWSNILALLSELNPRLDEWQRQWTWSGSYDAIALGQYAHLAKIYGEHARLCLNSLSLNLIMAGGEHESQQSHVAISCLARACEATVTLIQYYTEPSGAESVIRYGMDYLVLILGQAAMFCVRLLVARLEQPLPIDRLVLAHYLKKAVNLLESNNLSTTNVCGWVAQLSRDLARYAGISFDTEVGPADANLTVMDPPPQELEWNFDICALLTQNIPAGETGLDLSHYFDFP; encoded by the exons ATGTCAACCAGTCCATCCCCAGCGTCTGCAGTCTCATTCAAGCGGACACGCAAACGTCTCGACGGCAATTGTCGTTCGGATCGTCACGATCCGCAATATCAGAAACAGAGGTTGCAGCGCGCCACGTGGGCCTGTGAGAGATGCCGCATCAAAAAGCTCCGGTGTACAGGTGGTCATCCGTGCAGCTCCTGCCGACGAGCTGAGATTGAATGTGACTTTGGTGATAGAGGTGATCCCCAACAGAGTAGCTCAATTACCAATCAACGGCTCTCAAAACTCGAGAAGACCGTCACCGACTTGGTTACGGGGTTGAGCCATCTGACCTCTCCCCAGCAAACAGGTGCCCCCTTTCAGTCCTCGGCACGCCCATCATCGCCTTGCCCTGCTCCAGGACAGGTCTTTCCAGTTACATCGGCCGACTTGGCTAATGCCAGCCACCAGACCCCTGGACCCGAAGCGACGCCGAAAGTGCATGACACCCAAAGCCGATCGCTTTCTGTGGCACGAACCTCTTCGGCTCCGGCTTCATCCTTTGTGGGCGCCTTTGCCGTTACTCCGCCCTCTCAAAGTCAAGGCGGTATGGCGACGTCTGGATACACGCGCACATCTCCGCTTAAGCTCGGAGTGTCAGAGGGACTCGACTCTCGCTGGGAAGCTTTGCAACACAGTCCCGCGCCATTTCCCCCGTTAATGTCCCATCCGACTGTGTGGTCGGGAGAGCCAGCCAAAACCAGCCCGCAAGGCGATCCGACTGCCCAGTTGGCTCTGGGTATGACTCACTATAGAGCCAATGTTGGTTTACAGAGTGAGCCAGTGTCAGAAGGCATTGTTAGTGAGTTGGGAGCGAAGGCGCTTTTCGCTTT GTTCTTCCAGAAATGTCATCCCACATTTCCACTTCTAGGCCCATTCAAGGACTGTGACAGCCATTTTGACCATATTCGATCATCGTCGCCGTTTCTTTTGACCGCAATTCTCACGATTGGGGCCCGGtactatactttatatcGGGAGGTGCAATCTGCTATATCAAATCTACCAGTCGTGACCGTCAGTGCCCTGGAGGCCCTTGCTGATCTCGCCGGTGCACATCTCGGGTTTGTTCTTTGTCGTAAACAACACGAGTTGTCAGACGTGCAAGCTACGTTGCTTCTTTCCGTGTGGATCCCTCGGGGAAATGGCCAATCACCAGACCAATGGTTAATCACTGGCCTGTCTACTCGCTTGGCGTATCGCATCGGAGTACCTGACTCGTTTGGCCGCCCGGTCATTTCTCGCTTCTTAGCCTCAATCCACTTTGACTCCGGAGATGTCAACGAGGTGAATTGTATTTTGCCCCAGTGGCACACTTG GTACGACATATCCCTCAGTCTTGGATTTGGTCGTCCCCACGTAGCACCATTTACTCATGGGAACCCTCAGCAATATCTTGCCATCGCACGCAAACTGGGTTCGTTGGCCCAGGTCGATTTGACCGCTGCGACGTATGTGACCAGTCTAGCAGAACTTTCCGCT ATTGTAACAGATTTGGTTTCTGGACTACGCACAGCTCGCCTACAATCCACGCCCGGTCAAAATACAACCCAGCCTGTTAATATTGCATGGTCAAATATTTTGGCTCTTCTATCCGAACTGAATCCACGGTTGGACGAGTGGCAGCGTCAGTGGACATGGAGTG GTTCGTACGATGCCATTGCGCTTGGCCAGTATGCCCACCTAGCTAAGATATACGGGGAACATGCGCGATTGTGCTTAAACTCGCTTtctctcaatctcatcatGGCTGGTGGGGAACATGAGAGTCAGCAGAGTCATGTAGCGATATCTTGTTTAGCAAGGGCTTGCGAGGCAACCGTAACCCTTATACAGTATTACACCGAGCCCTCGGGTGCGGAGTCAGTCATTAGATATGGCATGGAT TATCTCGTTCTCATATTGGGTCAAGCTGCAATGTTTTGCGTTCGGCTACTAGTCGCTCGACTTGAGCAGCCTCTGCCAATAGATCGACTCGTCTTGGCCCACTATCTCAAAAAGGCCGTCAACCTGTTGGAGTCTAATAACCTGTCCACGACCAATGTTTGCGGCTGGGTGGCCCAACTTAGTCGGGACCTCGCACGATATGCAGGAATTTCATTTGACACTGAAGTTGGTCCGGCCGATGCCAA CTTGACAGTGATGGACCCTCCTCCCCAAGAGCTTGAATGGAACTTTGATATCTGTGCCTTACTGACCCAAAATATCCCGGCTGGAGAGACGGGGCTTGACCTAAGCCACTATTTTGACTTTCCATga